Proteins from one Pongo abelii isolate AG06213 chromosome 7, NHGRI_mPonAbe1-v2.0_pri, whole genome shotgun sequence genomic window:
- the LOC100449514 gene encoding LOW QUALITY PROTEIN: AFG3-like protein 2 (The sequence of the model RefSeq protein was modified relative to this genomic sequence to represent the inferred CDS: inserted 3 bases in 2 codons; deleted 1 base in 1 codon), with translation MAHRCLRLWGRVGCWPHRLKQLFVHGGVGPGEKPYLRTLYGFITTQARASRNSLLTDVIAAYQRFCSRPPKGFEKYFPNGKNGEKNANEPKEVTGEKKESKPAATTHSSEGGGGGGGKRGGKKDSHWWSRFQKGDFPWNDKDFRMFFLWTALFWGRVMFYFLLKRSGREVTWKDLVNYYVSKGVVDRLKVVNERFVRVTFTPGRTPVDGQHVWFNTGSMDTFEWNLETLQQELGIEGENQVPVVYIAESDDSFLLSMLPTVLIVAFLLCTIRRGPAGIGRTGRGMGQLFSVRETKVLKDEIDVQFKDXGCEEAKLEIMKFVNFLKNPKQYQDLGAKIPKGAILTGPPGTGKTLLAKATAGKANVPFITVSGSEFLEMFVGVGPARVRDLFALAGKNAPCTLFXNVVGRKTGKGNFGGRNEQENTLNQLLVEMDGFNTTTNVVILASTNQPDILDPALLRPGRFDRQIFIGLPDIKGRASIFKFHLRPLKLDSTLEKEKLARKLASLTPGFSGADVANVCNEAALIAARHLSDSINQKHFEQAIEQVIGRLEKKTQVLQPEEKTVAYHEAGHAVAGWYLEHTDPLLKVVEEIVWDLKTTGNLTRKSQKRENYQEVDEHFHVTKQFDSYFPKISKNLYPRKDCYYFIYNIHKLKIILMSIKNEMDICAPDGELPAIESNWLRLASLFRGCPAPSKAPAPGAAGLRGYGAAGLRGCGKPGLGRPLTWS, from the exons ATGGCTCACCGCTGCTTGCGGCTGTGGGGCCGGGTCGGCTGCTGGCCCCACCGCCTAAAGCAGCTCTTCGTGCATGGC GGCGTGGGCCCTGGCGAGAAGCCCTACCTTCGGACACTTTATGGATTTATTACAACTCAAGCAAGGGCCAGCAGAAATTCTCTTTTGACAGATGTAATTGCTGCTTATCAAAGATTCTGTTCTCGACCCCCAAAAGGATTTGAAAAATACTTTCCTAAtggaaaaaatggggaaaaaaatgctaatgaacCTAAAGAAGTTAcgggagagaaaaaggaatcaaAGCCAGCTGCTACTACACACTCTTCTGAAGGAGGAGGTGGTGGCGGTGGAAAACGAGGTGGCAAGAAAGATTCTCACTGGTGGTCCAGGTTCCAGAAGGGTGACTTTCCATGGAACGACAAGGATTTCAGGATGTTCTTCCTCTGGACTGCTCTATTCTGGGGTAGAGTCATGTTTTACTTCCTGCTCAAGAGATCCGGGAGAGAAGTCACTTGGAAGGACCTTGTCAATTACTATGTTTCAAAAGGAGTAGTAGACAGACTGAAAGTTGTCAACGAGCGTTTTGTTCGAGTGACCTTTACACCAGGAAGAACTCCTGTTGATGGGCAACACGTTTGGTTTAATACTGGCAGTATGGATACctttgaatggaatctggaaactTTACAGCAGGAATTGGGCATAGAAGGAGAAAATCAGGTGCCTGTTGTCTACATTGCTGAAAGTGATGACTCTTTCCTGCTGAGCATGCTGCCCACGGTGCTCATCGTTGCCTTCTTGCTCTGCACCATCAGAAGAGGGCCTGCTGGCATTGGCCGGACAGGCCGAGGGATGGGCCAACTCTTTAGTGTCAGAGAAACCAAGGTCTTAAAGGATGAAATTGATGTGCAGTTCAAAG GTGGCTGTGAGGAGGCCAAGCTAGAGATCATGAAATTTGTGAATTTCTTGAAAAACCCAAAGCAGTATCAAGACCTAGGAGCAAAAATCCCAAAGGGTGCCATTCTCACTGGCCCTCCAGGCACTGGGAAGACTCTGCTAGCTAAGGCCACAGCTGGAAAAGCCAATGTCCCTTTCATCACCGTTAGTGGATCCGAGTTTTTGGAGATGTTTGTTGGTGTGGGCCCAGCTAGAGTCCGAGACTTATTTGCCCTTGCTGGGAAGAATGCCCCTTGCACCCTCTT CAATGTGGtgggaaggaagacaggaaaaggcAACTTTGGAGGGCGGAATGAGCAGGAGAACACACTCAACCAGCTGCTGGTGGAGATGGATGGTTTTAATACAACAACAAATGTTGTCATTTTGGCCAGCACCAATCAACCAGATATCCTGGACCCTGCGCTGCTTAGGCCAGGGCGTTTCGACAGGCAGATCTTTATTGGACTACCAGACATAAAAGGAAGGGCTTCTATTTTCAAATTTCACCTCCGACCACTAAAACTGGACAGtaccctggagaaggagaaattGGCAAGAAAACTGGCATCTTTAACTCCAGGGTTTTCAGGTGCTGATGTTGCTAATGTCTGTAATGAAGCTGCGTTGATTGCTGCGAGACACCTGTCAGATTCCATAAATCAGAAACACTTCGAACAGGCAATTGAGCAAGTGATTGGTCGCTTAGAGAAGAAAACGCAGGTTCTGCAGCCTGAGGAGAAGACCGTGGCATACCATGAAGCAGGCCATGCGGTTGCCGGCTGGTATCTGGAGCACACAGACCCGCTTTTAAAG GTGGTAGAGGAGATAGTCTGGGACTTGAAGACTACTGGAAATTTAACACGAAAATCCCAGAAGCGAGAAAACTACCAAGAG GTAGATGAACACTTCCATGTGACCAAACAATTCGACTCTTATTTCCCCAAGATAAGCAAAAACCTATATCCACGCAAAGACTGTTACTactttatttataatatccataaactgaaaataattctGATGTCCATCAAGAATGAAATGGATATTTG